Part of the Flavobacterium sp. KS-LB2 genome is shown below.
TTAAAAGAAATAAATCAAATACTATTTTTCATTTAATAAATGGATAGAAAAATATCATTAAAATCAAAGTCTTGGTAACAAGTTTGTGTTTTAAACGATTATTAATGTGCTTCATCGAAAATATTTTTTGACAGTAAATAAATGCTATACTTTCGTTCTCGATAAAGGAAGTAAATCCTATTTATTATCAAAAAAAAACGAATTGTTATGAAGTATTTTTCTATAAAAATGGACAATAAAAAAGGGATTTCTAATCTCTTGATTTTGGTTGTTTTTATTTTAATGTCAAACGTATCTGTATTTGGTCAATCTGCTCAAAAGTTAGTGGATATTAATACTATTGAAGTTAGTAGCAATACAAATAAAGAAAGTGTTTCAGCAGTTTCCTATTCAAATAGTATGAATTTCGTATTATGGTTTATGGGAACAAAGCAAGGTGTAAATGGAAAAATGTCTAAAGAAAATACAAATACAAAAATACAGGTTATAACATCTGGTTCTGCTCCAAACCGTTTGTTAATAAAAGCTTTTTTAAAGAAAGCAGTAGATGCTGATAGTATGATGGCTTAAGTGGAGGTTTATTTTAAAAGGTATATAGAAAAAACGCTAATTAAAAATTAGCGTTTTTTTTGTAAATTATTCAAAAGAATATTTTTACTCAAATTCTGAAGTAAAAAATAATTTGACATTCGGATATTTATTCTGAGTCATTTGGATTGTAAAATCAGAATCGGCTAAGAACACTAACTGTCCATACTTATCATGGGCTAAGAATTTTTGTTTGATTCTTCTAAATTCTTTGAACTCTTCACTTTTTGGATCGTTTGGCTTTACCCAACATGCTTTGTGTACCGGGAAATTTTCATAGGTACATTTGGCGCCATATTCATGCTCTAAACGATATTGGATAACCTCATATTGAAGCGCACCAACAGTTCCAATAATTTTTCGGTTGTTCATTTCAAGCGTAAAAAGTTGTGCAACACCTTCGTCCATCAGCTGATCAATTCCTTTGTCCAATTGTTTCGCTTTCATTGGATCAGCATTATTGATGTATCGGAAATGCTCTGGAGAGAAACTCGGAATTCCTTTGAAACTCATGATTTCCCCTTCGGTCAACGTATCCCCAATTTTAAAATTTCCAGTATCATGTAAACCAACAATATCACCAGGATACGATATATCTACAATTTCTTTCTTTTCTGCAAAAAATGCGTTTGGACTCGAGAATTTTAAGTTCTTTTTTTGACGTACGTGGTAATAAGGTTTGTTTCTTTCAAAAGTTCCAGAAACAATTTTTATAAAAGCCAAACGGTCTCTATGTTTTGGATCCATATTGGCGTGGATTTTAAAAACAAATCCAGACATTTTTTCTTCTTTAGGATCGACTAATCGGGTTTCTGAATCTTTAGGTCTTGGCGATGGAGCAATTTGAACAAAGCAGTCCAATAATTCTCTTACTCCAAAATTATTCAAAGCAGAACCAAAAAATACAGGTTGAAGCTTGCCGTCTAAATAATCTTGACGATCAAATTTAGGATAAACCTCGTCTATCAGCTCT
Proteins encoded:
- a CDS encoding peptide chain release factor 3 translates to MGFLEEIQRRRTFGIISHPDAGKTTLTEKLLLFGGAIQEAGAVKNNKIKKGATSDFMEIERQRGISVSTSVLAFNYKEKKINILDTPGHKDFAEDTFRTLTAVDSVIVVIDVAKGVEEQTEKLVAVCRMRKIPIIVFINKLDREGKDAFDLMDEVEQKLGLTVTPLSFPIGMGYDFQGIYNLWEQNINLFSGDSRKNIEETIAFSDVQNPELEKIIGQKPADKLREELELIDEVYPKFDRQDYLDGKLQPVFFGSALNNFGVRELLDCFVQIAPSPRPKDSETRLVDPKEEKMSGFVFKIHANMDPKHRDRLAFIKIVSGTFERNKPYYHVRQKKNLKFSSPNAFFAEKKEIVDISYPGDIVGLHDTGNFKIGDTLTEGEIMSFKGIPSFSPEHFRYINNADPMKAKQLDKGIDQLMDEGVAQLFTLEMNNRKIIGTVGALQYEVIQYRLEHEYGAKCTYENFPVHKACWVKPNDPKSEEFKEFRRIKQKFLAHDKYGQLVFLADSDFTIQMTQNKYPNVKLFFTSEFE